A window of the Gossypium arboreum isolate Shixiya-1 chromosome 2, ASM2569848v2, whole genome shotgun sequence genome harbors these coding sequences:
- the LOC108466679 gene encoding 3,9-dihydroxypterocarpan 6A-monooxygenase, with protein sequence MALISIDVDQYYFQCFIWFITVVLLHSFMKNILKHQDPEPPSPFSLPFIGHLHMVTSVLPKSFQALAKRYGPLMRIRLGASSCVVVSNATVAKEIFKTQELNFCSRPEFGSSEYFIYRGSRFVLAQYGDYWRFMKKLCMTRLLAVPQLDKFADIRDQEKVKLVEYVMKRCKEGKPCDLSSELTTLTNNTICRMAMSTRCSGNDNDASEIKELIRTCLKLSGKISVGDVLGPLKVLDSSGNGKKLKSALLKYDRLVERIIQEHQEKATKGYYDENQEQDLLDILLEVYRDPTAEVKISMKDIKSFLLDIFMAGTDTSSSAMQWAMGELINNPKAFHKLRDEINTIVGPNRLIKESDIPNLPYLRAVIRETLRLHPSAPLIIRECGEDCTVNGFMVKAKTRVLVNCYAVMRDPDSWKNPDEFDPERFLDSSNEKIGEHQMEFKGQNFRFLPFGSGRRGCPGASLAMLVMHAAVGSLVQCFDWEVKGGEKVDLNPGPGFASEMAQPLVCYPILRFNPF encoded by the exons ATGGCATTGATTTCCATAGATGTTGATCAATATTACTTTCAATGTTTCATTTGGTTCATCACTGTTGTCCTACTCCACTCTTTCATGAAAAACATTTTGAAGCATCAAGACCCCGAGCCACCGAGCCCGTTTTCTCTCCCTTTCATTGGCCACCTCCACATGGTCACCTCTGTCCTTCCAAAATCTTTCCAAGCCCTAGCTAAACGCTATGGCCCTCTCATGCGGATCCGCCTCGGTGCATCATCTTGCGTTGTTGTATCCAACGCCACTGTTGCCAAAGAAATTTTTAAAACCCAAGAACTCAATTTTTGTTCTAGACCCGAATTTGGTTCCTCAGAATACTTCATTTATAGAGGCTCAAGGTTTGTTTTAGCTCAATACGGTGATTACTGGCGTTTCATGAAGAAACTTTGCATGACAAGGCTCTTAGCCGTCCCTCAGCTAGACAAGTTCGCTGATATCCGAGACCAAGAGAAGGTGAAGCTGGTGGAGTACGTGATGAAGCGTTGTAAAGAAGGAAAGCCCTGTGATTTGAGCAGCGAGTTGACTACCTTGACAAACAATACTATCTGTAGAATGGCGATGAGTACTCGTTGTTCAGGGAATGATAATGATGCTTCTGAGATTAAAGAGCTGATTAGGACATGTTTGAAGCTTTCAGGGAAGATTAGTGTTGGAGATGTGTTGGGCCCTTTGAAGGTATTGGATTCCTCGGGGAATGGGAAGAAGCTTAAATCGGCTTTGTTGAAGTATGACCGTTTGGTGGAAAGGATCATTCAAGAACATCAAGAGAAAGCAACTAAGGGTTATTATGATGAGAATCAAGAGCAAGATTTGTTGGATATTTTGTTGGAGGTTTACAGAGATCCTACTGCTGAAGTCAAGATTTCCATGAAGGATATCAAGTCCTTCTTGCTG GATATTTTCATGGCAGGTACTGATACATCATCGTCAGCCATGCAATGGGCAATGGGGGAGCTCATTAATAACCCAAAAGCTTTTCACAAGCTTAGAGATGAAATCAATACAATAGTAGGACCTAACAGGCTAATCAAAGAGTCTGATATCCCAAATCTTCCATATCTTAGAGCTGTCATAAGAGAAACTCTAAGGCTTCATCCTTCAGCTCCCTTGATCATCAGGGAATGTGGTGAAGATTGTACTGTGAATGGGTTCATGGTGAAAGCTAAGACCCGAGTACTGGTCAACTGCTATGCTGTCATGAGAGACCCtgattcatggaaaaaccctgaTGAATTCGATCCTGAAAGGTTCTTAGACAGCTCTAATGAGAAAATCGGAGAGCATCAAATGGAATTCAAGGGTCAAAACTTTAGGTTCCTTCCATTCGGGAGTGGTCGAAGAGGATGCCCAGGAGCTTCACTTGCCATGTTGGTGATGCATGCAGCAGTAGGGTCGTTGGTTCAGTGCTTTGATTGGGAAGTGAAGGGTGGTGAGAAAGTTGATTTAAACCCAGGGCCAGGATTCGCTTCAGAAATGGCTCAGCCACTTGTGTGCTACCCTATACTACGTTTTAATCCCTTCTAA
- the LOC108464101 gene encoding transcription factor bHLH130-like, with product MDSSTHQSYQNQNNQSNSGLLRFRSAPSSLLATIDCGVNKGGFESRFINPSSGGDNETEDKSGSEAAVNYANSAPTYSGLPPQYPRQSCPMDNSYELLGLNHHGQGKPVTSSLMRQSSSPPGLFTNLSVQNGFSGMKGLGNYGGVNGTSGELSPSSNRLKNQISFSSRQPSSLGILSQISEIENENLGANSFDGGKPEYQCGSWNESAQLTEKHKLFTNNQNGDIGSGVHVLPRHLSLPKTSNEMAVMEKYLQFQDSVPCKIRAKRGCATHPRSIAERVRRTRISERMRKLQELVPNMDKQTNTADMLDLAVEYIKDLQKQFKSLSDNRANCKCLNTQKTVPNQIL from the exons ATGGATTCAAGTACCCATCAAAGCTATCAAAATCAAAACAACCAATCCAATTCTGGGTTATTACGTTTTCGTTCAGCTCCAAGTTCTCTCCTCGCTACCATTGATTGCGGCGTCAACAAAGGTGGTTTCGAGTCTAGATTCATAAATCCAAGCAGTGGCGGCGATAACGAAACCGAGGATAAATCTGGGTCAGAGGCGGCTGTTAACTATGCCAATTCGGCGCCGACTTATTCAGGATTGCCGCCTCAGTATCCGAGGCAGAGTTGTCCAATGGATAACTCGTATGAGTTATTGGGATTGAATCATCACGGTCAAGGGAAACCCGTTACTTCTAGCTTAATGAGACAAAGCAGCTCCCCTCCAGGGCTTTTTACCAACTTATCTGTTCAAAATG GGTTTTCTGGCATGAAAGGTTTGGGAAACTACGGTGGGGTGAATGGTACAAGTGGAGAATTAAGTCCATCATCAAATAGATTAAAGAATCAGATTAGTTTCTCATCGAGACAACCTTCATCATTAGGCATTTTGTCTCAGATTTCTGAAATCGAAAATGAAAACCTTGGGGCTAATAGCTTTGATGGTGGCAAACCTGAATACCAATGTGGTTCTTGGAATGAATCTGCACAATTGACTGAGAAGCACAAGTTGTTTACCAATAACCAG AATGGAGATATTGGAAGTGGTGTTCATGTATTACCGCGCCATTTGAGTCTGCCAAAAACTTCGAACGAGATGGCTGTCATGGAGAAGTATCTACAGTTCCAAGATTCAGTCCCTTGTAAGATTAGAGCTAAGCGTGGTTGTGCTACTCATCCTCGAAGCATTGCAGAAAGG GTGAGAAGAACTCGTATCAGTGAACGGATGAGAAAACTTCAAGAGCTTGTTCCAAACATGGACAAG CAAACAAACACAGCAGACATGTTGGATTTGGCTGTGGAGTACATCAAGGACCTTCAAAAACAGTTCAAG TCTCTAAGTGACAATCGTGCAAACTGCAAGTGCTTAAATACTCAGAAGACAGTCCCTAATCAAATTTTATGA
- the LOC108467178 gene encoding receptor protein kinase-like protein ZAR1 → MFCLVLKVVSFLFLFTSLVSSLNSDGLSLLALKAAVESDPTRCLESWSESDATPCHWLGIGCTRKRVTSIFLPNKGLTGYIPSELGLLDSLTRLSLAQNNFSKLIPYHLFNATNLVYIDLSHNSLSGSVPPQIKSLKNLTHLDLSSNSLNGSLPESLVELKSLRGTLNLSFNKFSGEIPASYGEFPVMISLDLRHNNLTGKVPQVGSLVNQGPTAFTGNPNLCGFPLGNLCPEAQNPRAILNPEENPENPKGLTPVFYDGNGDKDKEKIGSVAAPLISGVSAVIGAVSVLVWLVRRKWKTGEDKMGKEKKREEIEEEGQNGKFMVLDEGFTLELEDLLRASAYVVGKSRSGIVYKVVVGRGSGTVGSTVVAVRRLSEDDAPLKFKEFEAEVEAIGRVNHPNIVRLRAYYYANDEKLLVTDFIRNGSLYAALHGGPTDNLPPLSWAARLRVIQGTARGLMYIHESSPRKYVHGNLKSTKILLDNELQPYISGFGLTRLVSGTSKYASSITKKLISTQTVAVGSRISTPNSYLAPEARVYGSKFTQKCDVYSFGIVLLEVLTGQLPDAGPENDEKGLEGLVRKAFREERPLSEIIDSTLLTEVYAKKQVVAAFHIALNCTELDPEMRPRMRTVSESLDRIKLQ, encoded by the exons ATGTTTTGTTTAGTTCTTAAAGttgtttcttttttgtttttgtttactTCATTGGTTTCGTCTCTTAATTCTGATGGTCTTTCTCTTCTTGCTCTCAAGGCAGCTGTGGAATCTGATCCAACTCGATGTCTTGAAAGTTGGTCCGAGTCTGATGCAACCCCATGTCACTGGTTAGGAATCGGTTGTACTCGGAAACGAGTCACTTCGATCTTTCTTCCGAACAAAGGGTTAACTGGTTATATCCCATCGGAACTCGGTCTTCTCGACTCGTTGACTCGCCTTAGTCTTGCTCAAAACAATTTCTCAAAACTGATTCCGTATCATCTCTTCAATGCCACAAACCTTGTCTATATTGACCTGTCTCATAACTCGCTTTCTGGATCAGTTCCTCCACAGATAAAATCACTTAAAAACTTAACCCACCTCGACCTTTCCTCCAACTCACTCAATGGGTCACTCCCTGAGTCACTCGTTGAGCTTAAAAGCTTGAGAGGGACCTTGAATTTGTCTTTCAACAAGTTTTCAGGTGAAATTCCAGCTTCTTATGGAGAGTTTCCGGTTATGATAAGCTTGGATCTGAGGCACAATAATTTAACAGGGAAAGTGCCTCAAGTTGGTTCTTTGGTGAACCAAGGTCCCACCGCATTTACAGGAAATCCTAATCTTTGCGGGTTTCCATTAGGGAACCTTTGCCCTGAAGCTCAAAACCCTAGAGCTATCTTAAACCCTGAAGAAAACCCAGAAAATCCCAAAGGTTTAACCCCTGTTTTTTACGATGGGAATGGAGATAAAGACAAGGAGAAAATTGGGTCGGTGGCAGCTCCTTTGATCTCCGGCGTTTCGGCGGTGATCGGAGCGGTTTCAGTGCTTGTTTGGTTGGTTCGGAGGAAATGGAAAACCGGGGAGGACAAAATGGGGAAAGAGAAAAAGAGGGAGGAGATTGAAGAAGAAGGACAAAACGGTAAATTCATGGTGCTTGATGAAGGGTTTACCTTAGAACTAGAGGATTTGTTAAGGGCATCCGCATATGTAGTGGGGAAAAGTAGGAGTGGGATAGTGTATAAAGTGGTGGTGGGGAGGGGATCCGGCACGGTGGGGAGTACGGTTGTTGCCGTGAGGAGGTTGAGCGAGGACGATGCCCCATTGAAGTTTAAAGAATTCGAGGCCGAAGTAGAGGCTATTGGGAGAGTTAATCACCCCAATATTGTAAGGTTGAGAGCTTACTATTATGCTAATGATGAGAAATTGCTGGTCACTGATTTCATCCGTAATGGAAGCTTGTATGCTGCACTGCATG GAGGACCAACCGATAATTTGCCGCCACTTTCTTGGGCTGCAAGGTTGAGAGTTATTCAAGGAACTGCAAGGGGTTTAATGTACATCCATGAGTCCAGCCCTCGAAAGTACGTTCATGGCAATTTAAAATCGACGAAAATACTTCTTGACAATGAACTCCAGCCTTACATCTCCGGATTTGGACTCACTCGCCTTGTCTCTGGGACTTCGAAATATGCCAGTTCAATAACCAAAAAGTTGATCTCAACCCAAACTGTTGCAGTGGGTTCAAGAATTTCAACTCCTAATTCTTACCTTGCACCCGAGGCTCGAGTATATGGAAGCAAGTTTACTCAGAAATGCGATGTGTACTCATTCGGGATTGTGCTATTGGAGGTTTTAACCGGCCAACTTCCTGATGCTGGACCAGAAAACGACGAGAAGGGATTGGAAGGTCTTGTGAGGAAAGCATTTCGAGAAGAACGTCCCTTGTCTGAAATCATAGACTCGACACTTCTAACAGAAGTTTATGCAAAAAAGCAAGTGGTTGCAGCATTTCACATTGCACTCAATTGCACTGAGCTTGATCCGGAGATGCGACCTAGGATGAGAACGGTGTCGGAAAGTCTTGATCGTATCAAATTGCAGTAA